In Pseudoliparis swirei isolate HS2019 ecotype Mariana Trench chromosome 2, NWPU_hadal_v1, whole genome shotgun sequence, the following are encoded in one genomic region:
- the LOC130206843 gene encoding ly6/PLAUR domain-containing protein 1-like has product MRLFPVFTLLLLLLHSSGLALQIQCYQCEEMTHDCSTPEFVVNCTVNVQDMCQKEVLVKDDGIHYRKSCASSGACLIASSGYQQFCTGKLNSVCIACCNTPLCNGPRQKKRPQSAAAAAVTLPVFSLSVFVLLSSALR; this is encoded by the exons ATGCGGCTGTTCCCCGTCTTcacgctgctgctcctgcttctCCACAGCTCAG GGCTGGCTCTGCAGATCCAGTGCTATCAGTGCGAGGAGATGACACACGACTGCTCCACGCCGGAGTTCGTGGTCAACTGCACCGTGAACGTGCAGGACATGTGCCAGAAGGAGGTTCTGGTGAAGGACGACG GGATTCACTACCGCAAGTCCTGCGCCTCGTCGGGAGCCTGCCTCATCGCCTCGTCCGGCTACCAGCAGTTCTGCACCGGCAAGCTCAACTCGGTGTGCATCGCCTGCTGCAACACGCCGCTGTGTAACGGGCCGCGGCAGAAGAAACGACCGcagtcggcggcggcggcggccgttaCCCTGcccgtgttctctctctctgtttttgtcctcctgtcctccgcACTGCGCTGA